One stretch of Montipora capricornis isolate CH-2021 unplaced genomic scaffold, ASM3666992v2 scaffold_208, whole genome shotgun sequence DNA includes these proteins:
- the LOC138034810 gene encoding uncharacterized protein, which yields MPSDTERASVPASIAESFHEGDPVRATASGSSGQTLSNAETLELFSQLLDAKFDQKFAAFKRDLDEKEAATQSQLKKLKTESKASSSFNFKGNKVQYEFNSSLLDVIDGVVNNISRGNLSPAISELERVKTLVTKRNKLIRFADKSPAGWTAVEEYESDELADDSEDEKKLRSAERRALVKIREKKRKNASNRPNSTATHTKPSEGPSTGLSAGSSFSSNQPFLRMQSFRGRQPQPADKCFSCGQRGHWANSSVCPSRFRGSVPAVPNSKNAS from the coding sequence atGCCGTCTGATACTGAACGAGCGAGTGTTCCCGCTTCGATCGCTGAATCCTTCCATGAGGGAGATCCCGTTCGTGCAACTGCTTCAGGATCATCGGGTCAAACGTTGTCCAACGCCGAGACTTTGGAGCTGTTTTCTCAGCTCTTAGATGCCAAATTTGACCAAAAGTTCGCCGCGTTTAAACGTGATTTAGATGAGAAAGAAGCTGCTACGCAGTCCCAACTGAAGAAGCTGAAAACAGAATCCAAGGCTTCGAGTTCTTTCAacttcaaaggaaacaaagtgCAATACGAGTTCAACAGCTCTCTGTTGGACGTTATAGACGGGGTTGTCAATAACATCTCACGAGGAAACCTTTCACCAGCTATTTCGGAGCTCGAAAGAGTGAAAACTCTCGTTACTAAACGCAACAAGCTGATTCGTTTCGCGGACAAGAGCCCCGCGGGTTGGACAGCCGTCGAGGAATACGAGTCGGATGAACTCGCCGACGATTCAGAGGATGAGAAAAAACTCCGTTCAGCCGAGAGAAGAGCGCTCGTCAAGATCAGGGAGAAGAAGCGTAAAAATGCGTCTAACCGTCCTAATTCTACAGCTACTCACACCAAACCCAGCGAAGGTCCATCTACTGGTTTGTCCGCTGGCAGTTCGTTTTCTTCTAATCAGCCTTTTCTACGTATGCAGTCCTTTCGTGGGCGTCAGCCCCAACCGGCAGATAAGTGCTTTAGCTGCGGTCAGAGAGGCCACTGGGCGAATTCTTCCGTTTGTCCAAGCCGCTTCAGAGGATCCGTCCCAGCCGTCCCAAACAGTAAAAATGCAAGCTGA